A single genomic interval of Sphaerodactylus townsendi isolate TG3544 linkage group LG08, MPM_Stown_v2.3, whole genome shotgun sequence harbors:
- the MFSD13A gene encoding transmembrane protein 180 isoform X1: MASQLLTHLSRLPIAVVYGSLSLFISILHNVFLLYYVDTFVSVYKIDKLSFWIGETVFLIWNSLNDPLFGWLSDHAFLSTQQSGIEISAPEVVLKRLKALNRNGPLFALSFLAFWIAWAHPGLQFLICLCLYDSFLTMVDLNQNALLADLAVSAKDRTGLNFYSSLFSAIGSLSVFMSYAVWNKEDFFSFRIFCVALALGSAIGFIVATWLLKQRFQSEGQGKWDERAVLKELYIDTPSVQPEKRITLAEYLKQLSRHRNFLWFVSMNLIQVFHCHFNSNFFPLFLEHLLSDRISLSMGSFLLGVSYVAPHLNNLYFLSLCRRWGVYAVVRGLFFLKLLLSVIMLFAGPDWIYLLCFFIASNRVFTEGTCKLLNLVVTDLVDEDLVLNQRQQAASAVLFGMVALVTKPGQTFAPLIGTWLLCSYTGYDIFQQDPLNPVVSAQPKLTSKVASEPTLRQGCFYLLVFVPITCALLQIFSWSQFSLHGRRLQTVKSQRQKTENWSQEIKTI, from the exons ATGGCTTCCCAGCTGTTGACTCATCTCTCCCGGCTGCCCATTGCAGTGGTCTATGGATCCCTGTCACTCTTTATTTCCATTTTGCACAACGTATTTCTCCTCTACTACGTGGACACCTTTGTTTCTGTTTACAAGATTGATAAACTTTCCTTTTGGATTGGCGAG ACTGTGTTTCTGATATGGAACAGTCTCAACGATCCTCTCTTTGGCTGGCTGAGTGACCATGCTTTCCTTAGCACCCAACA gtctggaatagagatCTCCGCTCCAGAAGTGGTCTTGAAGAGACTCAAGGCCCTGAACCGCAATGGCCCCCTTTTTGCTTTGTCATTTTTGGCTTTCTGGATTGCATGGGCCCACCCAGGTTTACAGTTCCTCATCTGCCTCTGCTTGTATGACAGTTTTCTCACCATGGTGGATCTCAACCAGAATGCCTTGCTTGCTGACCTTGCTGTGTCTGCAAAGGACAGAACTGGACTCAACTTCTACTCTTCGCTATTCAGTGCCATCGGCTCCCTCTCAGTGTTCATGTCCTATGCTGTGTGGAACAAGGAGGACTTCTTCTCTTTCCGGATATTTTGTGTTGCGCTGGCTCTTGGCTCAGCCATTGGATTCATTGTGGCCACATGGCTTCTGAAGCAGAGGTTTCAGAGTGAAGGACAAGGGAAATGGGATGAAAGAGCTGTTTTAAAAGA ACTGTATATAGACACACCATCTGTGCAACCGGAGAAAAGGATCACTCTGGCAGAGTATCTCAAACAGCTCTCTAGGCATCGCAACTTCCTCTGGTTTGTGTCTATGAACCTTATACAG GTTTTCCACTGCCACTTTAATAGCAacttcttccctctcttcctgGAGCATCTGCTGTCAGATCGTATCTCTCTGTCTATGGGATCATTTCTGCTGG GTGTCTCCTATGTAGCTCCTCATCTCAACAACCTCTATTTCTTATCTCTGTGCCGGAGGTGGGGTGTATATGCTGTGGTGAGGGGGCTGTTCTTCCTGAAACTGTTACTCAGTGTGATTATGCTCTTTGCTGGACCAGACTGGATTTATCTGCTCTGTTTCTTCATAGCTAG tAATCGTGTGTTCACCGAAGGGACATGTAAGCTGTTAAACCTTGTGGTCACTGACTTGGTAGATGAAGACTTGGTGCTAAATCAGAGGCAGCAGGCTGCCTCAGCTGTCTTGTTTGGCATGGTTGCATTGGTAACCAAGCCTGGCCAGACCTTTGCCCCCTTGATTGGCACCTGGTTACTGTGCTCTTACACAG GTTATGACATTTTTCAGCAGGATCCTCTGAACCCAGTGGTGAGTGCTCAGCCCAAGCTGACTTCAAAAGTGGCCTCGGAACCCACCCTTCGTCAGGGCTGCTTCTACCTTCTTGTGTTTGTCCCCATCACGTGTGCATTACTTCAGATCTTCAGCTGGTCACAATTCAGCTTACATGGAAGGCGCCTCCAGACAGTGAAATCTCAGCGTCAAAAAACAGAGAACTGGTCTCAAGAAATCAAAACAATTTAA
- the MFSD13A gene encoding transmembrane protein 180 isoform X2, with product MASQLLTHLSRLPIAVVYGSLSLFISILHNVFLLYYVDTFVSVYKIDKLSFWIGETVFLIWNSLNDPLFGWLSDHAFLSTQQSGIEISAPEVVLKRLKALNRNGPLFALSFLAFWIAWAHPGLQFLICLCLYDSFLTMVDLNQNALLADLAVSAKDRTGLNFYSSLFSAIGSLSVFMSYAVWNKEDFFSFRIFCVALALGSAIGFIVATWLLKQRFQSEGQGKWDERAVLKELYIDTPSVQPEKRITLAEYLKQLSRHRNFLWFVSMNLIQVFHCHFNSNFFPLFLEHLLSDRISLSMGSFLLGVSYVAPHLNNLYFLSLCRRWGVYAVVRGLFFLKLLLSVIMLFAGPDWIYLLCFFIASNRVFTEGTCKLLNLVVTDLVDEDLVLNQRQQAASAVLFGMVALVTKPGQTFAPLIGTWLLCSYTGR from the exons ATGGCTTCCCAGCTGTTGACTCATCTCTCCCGGCTGCCCATTGCAGTGGTCTATGGATCCCTGTCACTCTTTATTTCCATTTTGCACAACGTATTTCTCCTCTACTACGTGGACACCTTTGTTTCTGTTTACAAGATTGATAAACTTTCCTTTTGGATTGGCGAG ACTGTGTTTCTGATATGGAACAGTCTCAACGATCCTCTCTTTGGCTGGCTGAGTGACCATGCTTTCCTTAGCACCCAACA gtctggaatagagatCTCCGCTCCAGAAGTGGTCTTGAAGAGACTCAAGGCCCTGAACCGCAATGGCCCCCTTTTTGCTTTGTCATTTTTGGCTTTCTGGATTGCATGGGCCCACCCAGGTTTACAGTTCCTCATCTGCCTCTGCTTGTATGACAGTTTTCTCACCATGGTGGATCTCAACCAGAATGCCTTGCTTGCTGACCTTGCTGTGTCTGCAAAGGACAGAACTGGACTCAACTTCTACTCTTCGCTATTCAGTGCCATCGGCTCCCTCTCAGTGTTCATGTCCTATGCTGTGTGGAACAAGGAGGACTTCTTCTCTTTCCGGATATTTTGTGTTGCGCTGGCTCTTGGCTCAGCCATTGGATTCATTGTGGCCACATGGCTTCTGAAGCAGAGGTTTCAGAGTGAAGGACAAGGGAAATGGGATGAAAGAGCTGTTTTAAAAGA ACTGTATATAGACACACCATCTGTGCAACCGGAGAAAAGGATCACTCTGGCAGAGTATCTCAAACAGCTCTCTAGGCATCGCAACTTCCTCTGGTTTGTGTCTATGAACCTTATACAG GTTTTCCACTGCCACTTTAATAGCAacttcttccctctcttcctgGAGCATCTGCTGTCAGATCGTATCTCTCTGTCTATGGGATCATTTCTGCTGG GTGTCTCCTATGTAGCTCCTCATCTCAACAACCTCTATTTCTTATCTCTGTGCCGGAGGTGGGGTGTATATGCTGTGGTGAGGGGGCTGTTCTTCCTGAAACTGTTACTCAGTGTGATTATGCTCTTTGCTGGACCAGACTGGATTTATCTGCTCTGTTTCTTCATAGCTAG tAATCGTGTGTTCACCGAAGGGACATGTAAGCTGTTAAACCTTGTGGTCACTGACTTGGTAGATGAAGACTTGGTGCTAAATCAGAGGCAGCAGGCTGCCTCAGCTGTCTTGTTTGGCATGGTTGCATTGGTAACCAAGCCTGGCCAGACCTTTGCCCCCTTGATTGGCACCTGGTTACTGTGCTCTTACACAGGTAGGTGA
- the ACTR1A gene encoding alpha-centractin, translating into MESYDVIANQPVVIDNGSGMIKAGFAGDQIPKYCFPNYVGRPKHVRVMAGALEGDIFIGPKAEEHRGLLSIRYPMEHGIVKDWNDMERIWQYVYSKDQLQTFSEEHPVLLTEAPLNPRKNRERAAEVFFETFNVPALFISMQAVLSLYATGRTTGVVLDSGDGVTHAVPIYEGFAMPHSIMRIDIAGRDVSRFLRLYLRKEGYDFHTSSEFEIVKTIKERACYLSINPQKDETLETEKAQYYLPDGSTIEIGPARFRAPELLFRPDLIGEECEGLHEVLVFAIQKSDMDLRRTLFSNIVLSGGSTLFKGFGDRLLSEVKKLAPKDVKIRISAPQERLYSTWIGGSILASLDTFKKMWVSKKEYEEDSSRAIHRKTF; encoded by the exons ATGGAGTCCTACGATGTGATCGCGAACCAGCCTGTGGTGATCGATAAT GGCTCTGGCATGATTAAAGCTGGCTTTGCTGGGGATCAAATACCCAAGTACTGTTTTCCTAACTA TGTGGGCAGACCAAAGCATGTTCGTGTCATGGCCGGTGCATTGGAAGGTGACATTTTCATTGGACCAAAAGCAGAG GAGCACCGCGGCCTCCTTTCTATCCGTTATCCTATGGAACATGGCATAGTGAAGGACTGGAATGATATGGAGCGTATCTGGCAGTACGTTTATTCAAAAGACCAGCTCCAGACTTTCTCTGAAGAG CATCCCGTGCTGCTGACAGAAGCTCCACTGAACCCCCGAAAGAACCGTGAACGAGCTGCTGAGGTTTTCTTTGAGACATTTAATGTGCCAGCCCTCTTCATCTCCATGCAAGCTGTGCTGAGCCT ttATGCAACAGGGCGAACCACAGGAGTTGTGTTGGACTCTGGGGATGGAGTGACCCATGCCGTCCCTATTTATGAAGGGTTTGCCATGCCACACTCCATTATGCGGATTGACATAGCTGGCCGTGACGTCTCCCGTTTCCTTCGTTTGTATCTTCGGAAGGAAGGCTACGATTTCCATACGTCATCTGAATTTGAGATTGTCAAAACCATAAAGGAG AGAGCTTGCTACCTGTCGATCAACCCACAGAAGGATGAGACATTAGAAACAGAGAAAGCTCAGTATTACCTTCCAGATGGAAGCACCATTGAG ATTGGCCCTGCCCGATTTCGAGCCCCTGAACTGCTGTTCCGACCAGACCTGATTGGAGAGGAGTGTGAAGGACTCCATGAAGTTCTGGTGTTTGCAATTCAGAAATCTGATATGGACTTGAGGCGAACGTTGTTCTCCAACATTGTGCTCTCCGGAGGCTCAACACTCTTTAAAG GTTTTGGTGATAGGCTTCTGAGTGAAGTGAAGAAACTGGCCCCCAAGGATGTCAAAATCAGG ataTCTGCTCCTCAAGAGAGATTGTATTCTACGTGGATTGG TGGTTCCATTCTGGCTTCTCTGGATACCTTTAAGAAAATGTGGGTTTCCAAGAAAGAATATGAAGAAGACAGTTCCCGGGCGATCCACCGGAAAACCTTCTAA